The genomic DNA GCACACACACCGCCCCGCCCCTGGTGCGCGCCACCAGCACCGAAGCCCTGCGCAAGAAACCTGGCCGCACCGAGTACCAGCGCGGCACCGTCACCACCGCCGCCGACGGCACGCTGCAGGTGCGCACCACGGGCAACCAGGGCTCGGGCGTGCTCAGCTCCATGGTGCAGGCCAACGGGCTCATCGTGTTGCACCACGGCCAAGGCAATGTGGCGGTGGGCGACACGGTGGATGTGATGCTTTTTGACGGCGTGATCTGACACGGCCACGGGTACCGGGCCGGTACCCGTCCACCCCTGTCCCGCTAATCTGGAACCCACTGCCTTCCATTTATTTTTATTTCCCTCCGTGGACTCTGCCCATGACCTACGCCGCCCAGCACCTTGCCACGCCCCCCTCCCGCGACGATGTGGACCGCCTGCCGGGCGCGGCCGTCGTCGAGTTCGGCACGCCCTGGTGCGGCCACTGCCAGCGGGCCCAGCCCCTCATCGAGCAGGCGCTCAAGGGCCGCGCGGACGTGGCGCACATCAAGGTGGAAGACGGCCCCGGCCAGCGCCTGGGCCGCACTTTTGGGGTCAAGCTGTGGCCGACGCTGGTGTTCCTGAAGAACGGGCAGGAAGTGGCGCGCCTCGTGCGGCCGCAGGCCCTGCAGGAGGTGCTGGATGCGTTGCAGGCGAGCGCGGGGCCGGCCTGACCACGCCCCGGCGCCCTGAACGAAAAGAAGCCCCGAGGGGGCTTTCCTTTCATCCGTTCCTCATGCACGCGCCCGGCGCCCCGGACCGGGAGGGGCGCTACTTGGCCACGTAGTCATGCGGGTGCAGCGGATGCGCGGGCTCCTCGGCCGCCACCGCCGTGTTCGCGCCCGGCACGGCCCGGCGCGCGAACAGCGTGTACATGGTGGGCACCACGAAGATGGTGAGCAATGTGCCCAGCGACATGCCGCCCACGATCACCCAGCCGATCTGCGTGCGCGTCTCGGCCCCCGCGCCCGAGGCCAGCGCCAGCGGGATGGCGCCGAGCACCATCGCGCCCGTGGTCATCAGGATGGGGCGCAGGCGCTGCGCCGAGGCCTTGACCAGCGCGTCCACCATCTCCATGCCCTGCTCGCGCAGCTGGTTGGTGAACTCGACGATCAGGATCCCGTGCTTGGTGATCAGCCCCACGAGCGTGATCAGCCCGATCTGCGAATACACGTTGAGCGACCCCCCGCTCCACTTGAGGGCCAGCAGTGCCCCGATCATCGACAGCGGCACCGAGACCATGATCACCAGCGGGTCGATGAAGCTCTCGAACTGCGCCGCCAGCACCAGGAAGATGAACACCAGCGCCAGCACGAACACGATGCCCAAAGCGCCCTGTGAGCTCTTGAACTCGCGCGACGTGCCGTTCAGATCCGTGGTGTAGCCCGGCCGGATGACCTTGGCGGCGGTGTCATCCATGAACTTGAGCGCCTCGCCCAGCGAGTAGTCGGGCGACAGGTTGGCCGTGATGGTGGCCGAGCGGCGCTGCCCGAAGTGGTTGAGCTCGCGCGGGCTCACGCTCTCGCGCACCTTGACCAGGCTGGACAGCGGGATCATCGAATCGTTGCGTCCCCGCACGTAGATGGTGTCGATGTTCTCGGGCGTGGTGCGGCCCCGGGCCGCCGTCTGCACGATCACGTCGTACTGCTCGGCATCGCGCTTGTAGCGCGTCACCGTGCGCCCGCCCAGCATGGTCTCGATGGCCTTGGCCACCACGTCCACGCTCACGCCCAGGTCGGCCGCGCGCTCGCGGTTCACCTCGATGCGCAGCTCGGGCTTGTTCAGGCGCAGGTCGATGTCGGGCCCGATGATGCCGGGGTTCCGGGCGATCTCGGCCATGAACGCGGTGGTCACCTGGTTGAGGTTCTCGTAGCTGTCCGAGGTCTGGATCACATAGGTGAGCGGGCGCGCCCGGAACCCCTGGCCCAGCGACGGCGGGGTGATGAGGAACGAGCTGACGCCCGGCAGGTTGCCCACCTTGGGCTGGAGCTCGCGCGCAAGCTCCAGCGTGGTGCGCTTGCGGTTTTCCCAGTCCACCGTGCGGTAGATCACGCTGCCCTGCGCCACGGTGGGGTTGCCGATGTTGGCGAAGATGCGGTCGAACTCGGGGTACTCGCGGCCGACCTTCTCCAGCTCCAGCGCGTAGCGGTTGGTGTAGTCCAGCGTGGCGCCGTCGGGGGCGGTGACGTTGACGAGCACCGTGCCCCGGTCTTCCAGCGGCGAGAGCTCCTGCCGCATGCTCGGGTACACCACCACCAGCGCGGCGCCGCTGACCGCCATGACCGCGATCACGATCCAGCGCGCCTGGAAGACCGCGCCACGAATGCCGCCGCGCCCCGCGCCCTGACCGCCCCAGCGCGCCGTCACGATCCAGCGCAGCAGGCGGCCGTAGGCGTCCGACAGTGCCGTGAGCCAGCGCTCCATGGAGCGGTCGAACCAGTTGGGCTTGGGGTTGTGCTTGAGCAGGAGCGAACACATCATGGGCGACAGCGTGAGCGCCACGAAGCCCGACACCACCACCGCGCCGGCCAGCGCCAGCGCAAACTCCACGAACAGGCGCCCGGTGCGGCCGGGCGTGAAGGCCAGCGGCGCATACACGGCCACCAGCGTGAGCGTCATGGCCACGATGGCAAAGCCGATCTCGCGCGCGCCCTTGATGGCGGCGGAGAACGGGTCCAGGCCTTCCTCGATGTGCCGGTAGATGTTCTCCAGCATCACGATGGCGTCGTCCACCACCAGGCCGATGGCCAGCACCAGCGCCAGCAGCGTGAGCGTGTTAATGGAAAAGCCCGCCAGCGACATGAGCGCGAAGCTGCCCACCAGGCTCACCGGGATGGTGATGATGGGGATGATGGACGCGCGCAGCGTGCGCAGGAACACGAAGATCACCAGCGCCACGAGCACCACGGCTTCGGCGATGGTGGAGTACACGCTCTTGATGGACCGGTCGATGAACAGCGAGTTGTCGTTGGCCACGTCGATCACGATGTCCGAGGGCAGGTCGTCCTTGAGCACGGGCATCATCGCGCGCACGCCCTGCGACAGCTCCAGCGGGTTGGCCGTGGCCTGCCGGATCACGCCGACCGAGATGGCCTCGCGCCCGTTCAGGCGCACGCGGCTGCGGTCGCTGGCCGCACCCTCCTCCACGCGCGCCACGTCGCGGATGCGCACCGGAAAGCCGTTGACGGTGCGGATCACCACCTCGGCGAACTGCCCGGGCGTGGCCAGGTCGGTCTGCGATGTCACGCTGAACTCGCGCTGCTGCGACTCGATGCGCCCCGCGGGCAGCTCCAGGTTGTTGCGCCGGATGGCGTCTTCCACGTCCTGCGTGGTCAGGCGGTAGCCGGCCATGCGCTCGGGGTCCAGCCACACCCGCATCGCGTACTTGCGCTCGCCATAGATGGGCACGTCGGCCACGCCGGTCACCGTCTGCAGGCGCGGCTTGACGATGCGGTTGACGAGGTCGTTGATCTCCAGCGGCGTGCGGGTGTCGCTGCTGAAGGCCAGCCACATCACGGGCGAGGCGTCGGCCTCCACCTTGGCGATCACGGGCTCGTCCACCGCGTCGGGCAGGCGGTTGCGCACACGGGCCGTGCGGTCGCGCACTTCGGCGGCCGCGTTGTCCGCGTCCTTCTCCAGGCGGAAGCGCACGCTGATCTGGCTCTGCTCGGGGCGGCTGATGGAGGTGATCACATCCACCGCGTCGATGCCGGCGATGGAATCCTCCAGCGGCTTGGTGACCTGCGACTCGATCACCTCCGCCGAGGCGCCCGCATAGCGCACGCTCACCGTCACCACGGGCTCGTCGATCTTGGGGTACTCGCGCACCGACAGGCGCGTGAAGCTCACGGCGCCGATCAGCAGCACCAGCAGGGACAGCACGGTCGCAAAGACCGGCCGGCGTATCGATATTTCAGCGAGTTGCATGGCAGTCCTGGTGCTTCATCGATCGCGCGCGGGGCGCGGGCCGGATGGCACCGCCTTGCCGGATGCGCCCGCAAGCTGGCAGGGGCTGGCCCCGGGCAGCGGGGCCACCAGGGCCGGCGAAGGCGCCGCGGCCACAGGCACGGAGCCGGCCGCGCCCGGTGCCGGGGCATCGGCCAGCGCCGCGGGCGCCGCCGAAGCGGGCTGCGCCGCGCCGGTGGCCGGCTTGCCCAGTTCCACCACGCGCACCACGGTGCCGTCCTTCTGGATGCGCTGCTGCCCTGCGGTCACCACCAGGTCACCCGTGGCAAGGCCGTCCACCACTTCCACAAACCCCGGCGTGCGCACGCCCAGCTTGACCGGCGTGCGCCGCGTGACCCGGCTGCCGGGCTCCTTGCCCTCGACGATCCTGAGCACGTAGGGGCTGGTGCCGTCCGGCACGACAGCCTCTTCCGGGATGACCCGGGCGTCGGCGCGCTCCGAAAACACCGCCGTCACCCGGGCAAACATGCCAGGGCGCAGCTGCAGGCGGCGGTTGTCGATGCATCCGCGCACCGCCACGGCACGGCCGTCGGCATCGATCTGGGGGTTGATGGCCTGCACCACGGCGGCATAGCGCACGCCCGGCAGCGCGTCGAACGCCACCTGGGCGGTCTGGCCCGTGCGGATCTTGCCTTGCAGGCGCTCGGGCAGGCGGAAGTCCACGTACACGGCATCCAGATCTTCCACGTTGACGATGTCGGCGCCATCCTTGAGGTAGTCGCCCACGTTCACGCCCCGGATGCCCGCAATGCCGTCGAACGGCGCCACGATCTTCAGGCGCGAGGCCGTGGCCTGCGCCAGGGAGAGCTTGGCCTGGGCCACCTCCAGGTTCGCGGCGCTTTCGTCCACGGACCGCTGGCTGATGAAGCCCTGGGCCACGAGCTCCTGGTTGCGCTTGTGGTTGGCCCGGGCAATCGACAGTTCGGCCTGGCCCTGCTGGACCTGGGCACGCGGCAACTGGTCGTCGAACTGCACCAGCACCTGCCCGCGCCGCACGCGCTCGCCGTCCCGGAAATTGAGCTGGGTGATGCGCCCGCTCACCTCGGGGCGCAGCACCACGCTCTGGCGCGAACGCAGGCTGCCCACGGCCTCGGCGTCATCGCGCATGGCCATCTGCCGGACGGCCACCGCCTCGACCGCCACCGGCCGGCCGGCCCCACCCGGGGCGCCGCCCCGGGCGGGTGCGCCATTGCCACCGCCGGCCAGGGCCGCCTCGGTGCGCGGGGCCTGCACGGATTTCTTCTGCAGCCACCATGCGGCACCGGAGGCTGCAGCGATGCCGATGACGGCGAAAACGATGTATCTGTGCTTGGACGCCATGGATCAATGAAACCGGGTGAAGTGGGAAAGCGCAACCAAAGAATGTATCAGTGCGTGTCTTGACCTGCAGCAACTCGCGGCTTGACCCCAAGGTCAATTGCGGCAGTTTTACGCAGGCTTTACACAAGGCGCGCACAAAAAAGGCTCCCGAAGGAGCCTTGGCTGGCGAAGAGCGCCGTCACGCGCGGCCCAGGGCCTTGTCCACGCCGCGGTTGGCCAGCGCGTCCGCGCGCTCGTTGCCCGGATCGCCAGAATGCCCCTTCACCCATCGCCACTCGATGCGATGCCCGCCTGTGCTCACCAGCGCATCCAGGCGCTGCCACAGCTCGACGTTCTTGACGGGCTGCTTGGAGGCGGTGCGCCAGCCCCGGGCCTTCCAGCCATGAATCCATTCGGTGATGCCCTTGCGCACATATTCGCTGTCCAGGTACAGCGTCACGGCGCAGGGCCGCTTCAAGGCGGAGAGCGCCTCGATCACGGCCAACAGCTCCATGCGGTTGTTGGTGGTGCCCAGCTCGCCGCCAAAAATCTCCTTCTCCGTCGGGCCGGAACGGAGCACGGCGCCCCATCCCCCCGGACCCGGGTTGCCCTTGCAGGCGCCATCTGTGTATATCTCTACCTGGTTCAAACTGTGTTCCTGTCTCTTTCGGCGGCCGTGATGGCCCGGGAGGTGCGCGCGGGCGTACCCGCCGCGTGTGCGCGGTTGGCGATGGGCACCGTGGCGGCGGACCGCTGGCGGCTGGTGCGCCAGGCGGGCTCCAGCAAGCGCATGCCATGCACCCGCTTGACCGCCACGATGAAATAGGCGGCGCCAAAAATGGGCCACCATTTCTCACCCAGCCCATCCATGAAGCCAAAGCGCTCCAGCCACCGGGTGGTGCGCACCGCTGGACGATAACAGCCAAAACGGGCGGATTCGACCTCGAAACTCAAAAGCCTGAGCCAGTCGCGCAACCGCCGGTAGCCAATGAACTCGCCCACGTCGGGCAGGTACAGCGTGCCATTGCCCATGCGCTGGTACATGCGTGCGCGCCACTGGCGCAGCCCCCACAGGCTCGTGGGGTTCAGCCCGCTGATGACCACGCGGCCCTCGGGCACCAGCACCCGCTCCACCTCGCGCAGGGCGGCGTGGGGGTCGACACTCAGCTCCAGCGTATGGGGCAGGACCAGCAGGTCCAGGCTGGCCTGCGCGAACGGCAGGGCCACGGGCTCGGCGAGCAGGTTGACCATGCGGCACTGCAGGGGTGCGTCCACGCCACTGCCCGCCTCCAGAAAGCCCAGGGAGCCCTGGACGCCCTCCTGGCCCAGGGCCAGCCACTGGTGCGGCATGCGGTTGGCGCGCAGGCCGTCAAGCAGGGGCATGCCAAGCTGCAGGCTGTGGTATCCAAAAATATCCGCCACCGCCTCGTCGAAGCGCGCCTGCTCCCACGCCAGCAGGTACCGGCCCGGCGGGGAATCGAACCAGTGGTGCAAACCTATAATTTGATCGCTCATGAACTTGCTGCCGCTGCCCGCCTTTACCGACAACTACATCTGGATGCTGCACAACGGCCGCCAGGCGCTCGTCGTCGACCCGGGGGATTCCGCGCCCGTGCTGCAGGCACTGCAGCAACTGGACCTGCAGTTGCAGGCCATTCTAGTCACGCACCACCACGCCGATCATGTCGGTGGCGTCGATGCCGTGCGCGACGCCACCGGCGCCACGGTGTATGGCCCCGCGCGGGAGCAGATCCCCGGGCCCCTGCACCGCCTCGCGCAGGGCGATACGGTGGACGCGCTGGGGCTGCGCTTCGAGGTCATCGACGTTCCGGGCCACACCGCCGGCCACATCGCCTACTACTGCCGCCGCATCGACGGTGAGCCCCTGCTGTTCTGCGGCGACACGCTTTTTTCCGGCGGCTGCGGCCGGCTGTTCGAGGGCACGCCGGCCCAGATGCTGGACTCCCTGGACCAGCTGGCGGCCTTGCCCGGCAACACCCGCGTGTGCTGCACGCACGAGTACACCCTGTCCAACCTGAAATTCGCACGGGCCGTGGAACCCGGCAACGATGCGCTGCTCCACTACAGCAGCCAGTGCGAGGCGCTGCGGGCACGCCACCAGCCCACGCTGCCTTCGCGCATGGCCCTGGAGCGAGACATCAACCCCTTCCTGCGTGTGCGCCAGCCCGCGGTGGCCCATGCCGCCCGAGGCTACGACGCGCAGGTGAATCAAGACGATGCAGTGGCGGTACTGGCCGCGCTGCGCCAATGGAAAAACGAGTTTCGATGAAAATTTTGCACATCGCCTGCCTGGCCTGCGCGCTCTGGCTCACGGGCTGCGCCACCACCGCGCCATCGCAGGACAGCGCAGCCGGCACCGCCCCTTCATCCTCCACCGGCGCTGCGCCCCGCACCGCCTCCCACACCCCCGTCATTCCCAACGGACCGCTGCGCCCCATCACGGCGGCGCAGGCGGCCAGCGGCGAGGTCGCATCGCTCTCCACCCCCGCCGACCTGTGGGACCGTATCCGCCGGGGCTTCGCGATGCCCGACCTGCAGCACGAACTGGTGCAGGACCGCGAGCAGTGGTACGCCACGCGCCCCGACTACATGCAGCGCATGACAGAGCGTTCGAGCAAGTACCTGTTCCACATCGTCGAGGAGCTGGAGCGGCGCGGCATGCCCACCGAGCTGGCCCTGCTGCCCTACATCGAGAGCGCGTTCAACCCCCAGGCCGTCTCCAGCGCCAAGGCGGCCGGCATGTGGCAGTTCATGCCCGCCACGGGCAACTACTTCGATCTCAAGCAGAACGCATTCCGCGATGACCGCCGCGATGTGCTCGCCTCCACGCGCGCCGCGCTCGACTACCTGCAAAAGCTCCATGGCATGTTCGGCGACTGGCACCTGGCCCTGGCCGCCTACAACTGGGGCGAGGGCAGCGTGGGCCGGGCCATCGCCCGCAACCAGAAGCAGGGGCTGGGCACCACGTACACCGACCTCAACATGCCGGCCGAAACCCGCATGTACGTGCCCAAGCTGCAGGCCGTCAAGAACATCGTTGCCCACCCCGAGGCCTTCCGCACCGAGTTGCCGCTCATCGAGAACCACCCCTACTTCCAGACGGTGGACATCACCCACGACATCGACGTGGCCCTGGTGGCCACGCTGGCGGGCGTGCGCGAGGAGGACTTCCGGGCGCTGAACCCCTCCTTCAACAAGCCGGTGATCCTGGCGGCCGGCACGCCGCAGATCCTGCTGCCCTGGGACAACGCCAAGGTGTTCCAGCGCAACCTCGAAGCGCGCCGCGAAGGGCAGTACGCCAGCTGGACCGTGTGGTCCGTGCCCTCCACCATGACGGTGGCCGAAGCGGCGCAGCGCGCGGGCATGAGCGAGAACGACCTGCGCAGCGTCAACAACATACCGCCCCGCATGCTGATCAAGGCGGGCTCGGCCCTCATGGTTCCGCGCTCGTCGGCCATCCGCCAGGACGTGTCGTCCCACCTGGCGGACAACGGGCAGGTCGCTTTCTCGCCGGAGATCGTCACCCGCCGCACCACCGTGCGGGCGGGCAAGGGCGAAACCGTGGCGAGCATCGCCCGCCGCTACAAGCTCGCGGCGGCCAGTGTCGCGGACTGGAACGATGTGCGCGCGACGGCCGCCTTCAAGGCAGGCCAGCAGGTCGTGGTGTATCTGCCGGTGCGGCAGGCCAGCCAGGCACGGGGCACGGTGGCGCGGGCGGGCACCGCCGCCAAGCGGCCGGCGGCCGCGCCGTCGCGCCGGGGCGGCACGCCCTCCAAGGTCAAGCGCCGCTGAAAAGCCCCTGAAAGGGCAGCGCGGACAGAGGCGCCCGCCCGCCTCAGAACTTCAGCGTGTGCATGCCCAGCAGCCCCAGGATGCCCATGATGATGAGGTACAGCGCCACGATGGTGCTGAGCAGGCGGGGCATGACCAGGATGAGGATGCCCGCGATCAGGGAGACAAGCGGGCCGATGCTGAGGGTGAACGTCATGGAGCGATCCTTGGTGGAGGGGTGAGTGGTATGCCGAGGCTACGGCCAACCGGACGCCGACGAATGTAAGCCATCTTCCCGACCCGGATGCCGCAGGCGCCACACGGAATGGGCGGCCTCACTTCATGTCTCCAGCGCCCGGCCCCCGCCCCACGGCAACGGCCGCCGCAAAGCGCCTCCGAGAGGCGCCGCCGCACGTTCAGACGCTGAATTTCTGGCGCGCCTTGCGCACGAAGTCGTTGGTGTAGGTGCGCGCCAGCTCCACCTTGAAATCCCCCAGCTCGGGGTGCACGCGCGCCAGCACGCGCAGCGCCGTGGCCGCGCCGTCGTCGGGCATCACCCCGTTGGGCGAGTAGGTTTCCCGCACGCGGCTGAAGGCGGCCAGGTACAGCCCCCGGTCGCCCATCAGGTAGCCCGCGGGCACGGCCTTGACAAGGTCGGCAGGGGCCGCGGTCTGCAGCCACTTGAGGGCGTGCACGATGCCGTTGGCCAGCGCCTGGGCCTGGGCGGCGTTCTTTTGCAGGAAGGCCTGCGGCGCGTAGAGGCAGCTGGCGGGCATCGCGCCGCCGAACATCTCCTGCGCGGCCTTGAGCGAGCGCATGTCGGCCGTGATGCGGGTGTCCGCCTTCTGCTCCAGCAGCGTCATGATCGGGTCGGCATGGCACAGCGCATGCACCTGGCCGGAGCGCAGCGCATTCATCGCGGCCATGCCGGAGCCCACGCCGACAAAGGCCACATCGCGCGGGCCCAGGCCCGCGCGCGCCAGCACCAGGCTGGCCGCCAGGTGCGTGGACGACCCCGCGGACGACACCCCGATGCGCCGCCCCTGCAGGTCGCCGAGATCCTTGTAGGCCGGCAGCGACCGCAGCGAGACCCCCAGTGCCAGCTGGGGCGCGCGCCCCTGCACCACCAGCGACCGGAACGCCTGGCCCCGCACCTGCTGGCGGATGGTGTGCTCGAAGGCGCCGGCACAGACATCGGCCGCGCCCTCCTGCACCGCCTGCAGCGCCAGCGCGCCGGCCGAGAAATCGCGCACCGTCACGTCCAGCCCCTCGGCGCGGAAATAGCCCAGCTGGACAGCGAGCGCCAGCGGCAGGTGGTAGAGCACGCCCTGCCCGCCCACGGCGATCGTGACATTGCCCAGTGCCGCGCCTTCAGCCTGTGCCCGCACGGCAGCCGGCGCGAACACCGCGGCCGCCGACAGGGCGGACACGGCACCAAAGGCGCGGCGGGTGAGCAAGGGGCGGGTCATGGCAATCCGGAAAAGTATCGATGCTGCATTGCAACAATCGTGCCGCAGAGCGGGCCAGCCCGCATCAGGGGGATTCCCAGCGGGTTTCTACGTACCAGGGTCGAAAAACAGGGGCGCCGGCCCCGGGCGAACCGGCCGTCCTGGCCCTTTGCAAGCCAGGCGCGGCGCGGGTCAGCGGTAGCCGACGAACAGGATGGCGATGTTGACCAGAAACGCCCCGGCCCAGATCGCGCTGCGCACGGTGGGCATGTCGGAAACGTACATCATGATGTAGAAGATGCGCAACATGACATACAAAAATGCCAGGATGTCCAGCAATGTCTGCCCCGCCCCCAGCAGGTGCGCAATGATCACGGCGCCGATGAAGAACGGCAGTGCCTCGAAGCTGTTGGCCTGCGCCGCATTGGCGCGGGCCCGCCAGTCGGTCTGACGGGCCATCCAGGCGCGGGGGTCCCGGTTGTCGAAGCCCCCGTCCTTGCGCGGCTTGCCGAAGCTGCCGCTCTTGGCCAGCCAGGCACAGGCGATGGGAAGCAGTGCCGCGATCAGCACGCACCAGTAGGCCACTGTGAACCGTGCGACATGCATGGTGGTATTCATTTTCAAGCCTTTTCGGGCCCCAGCGCTTTATAGATAAGCGCTGGCAGCTATTAAATTGTGAGTATTCTAGCCGCCGTGGCGCCCTTTTTCCACGCAGGGCCTAGCGGCGGTCCACCAGCGCATGCGCAATCGTGCCCAGGTCCACATATTCCAGTTCGCTGCCCACGGGCACGCCGCGCGCCAGCCGCGTCACGTGCAGCCCCCGGCTCTTGAGCGCCTCGCTGATCACATGGGCCGTGGCCTCGCCTTCGGCATTGAAATTGGTCGCCAGGATGACCTCCTGCACCGTGCCATCGGTGGCGCGGCCCATGAGTTTCTGCAGGCCGATCTCCTTGGGGCCGATGCCGTCGAGCGGGCTCAGGCGCCCCATGAGCACGAAGTACAGCCCCTTGAACGCCCCCGTGCGCTCCAGCGCCGCCTGGTCGGCCGGCGTCTCCACCACGCACAGCCGCGTGGCGTCGCGCGCAGGGTCCAGGCAGGTGCCGCACACCTCGGCCTCGGTGAACGTGTGGCAGCGCGCGCAATGGTGCACGGTGCCCACCGCCTCGCCCAGCGCCCGCGACAGCGCCAGCGCCCCCTCCCGGTCATGCTGCAGCAGATGGAACGCCATGCGCTGCGCAGACTTCACTCCCACCCCCGGCAACCGGCGCAGCGCCTGGATCAAGACATCAAGGGAATCGGAAGCAGACATGCAGGTATTGGTTTTCAAAAACTCCGCCCTCAAGGGCGTAGCGAGCGGGATCAGCTGCCAGGCGGCCGGAGCGCAGGAACCGCAGCGTACTTCCTGTACGTGAGGCTTGCGAGCACCGCCCAACGACGCAGATGGCCCGCCCCGCTCGGCAGCCAGCCTCAGAAGGGGAATTTCATGCCGCCGGGGAGGCCTGGCATGCCTTGCGTCAGCTTGCCCATCTTCTCCGCCGAAGTCTCCTCTGCCTTGCGCACCGCCGCATTGAACGCCGCAGCCACCAGGTCTTCGAGCATGTCCTTGTCTTCGGCCAGCAGGCTCGGGTCGATGGTGATGCGCTTGACGTCGTGCTTGCAGGTCATCAGCACCTTCACCAGGCCGGCACCCGATTCACCTTCCACCTCGATGAAGGCCAGCTCGTCCTGCGCCTTCTTGAGGTTGTCCTGCATCGCCTGGGCTTGCTTCATGAGACCGGCGAGTTGTCCTTTGTTGAACATGGTGTGTTTCCTTTGCTTCTTTCTGGTTGATCGATTCCCACGAAGGGAC from Acidovorax sp. A79 includes the following:
- a CDS encoding ABC transporter substrate-binding protein, whose translation is MTRPLLTRRAFGAVSALSAAAVFAPAAVRAQAEGAALGNVTIAVGGQGVLYHLPLALAVQLGYFRAEGLDVTVRDFSAGALALQAVQEGAADVCAGAFEHTIRQQVRGQAFRSLVVQGRAPQLALGVSLRSLPAYKDLGDLQGRRIGVSSAGSSTHLAASLVLARAGLGPRDVAFVGVGSGMAAMNALRSGQVHALCHADPIMTLLEQKADTRITADMRSLKAAQEMFGGAMPASCLYAPQAFLQKNAAQAQALANGIVHALKWLQTAAPADLVKAVPAGYLMGDRGLYLAAFSRVRETYSPNGVMPDDGAATALRVLARVHPELGDFKVELARTYTNDFVRKARQKFSV
- the recR gene encoding recombination mediator RecR; translated protein: MSASDSLDVLIQALRRLPGVGVKSAQRMAFHLLQHDREGALALSRALGEAVGTVHHCARCHTFTEAEVCGTCLDPARDATRLCVVETPADQAALERTGAFKGLYFVLMGRLSPLDGIGPKEIGLQKLMGRATDGTVQEVILATNFNAEGEATAHVISEALKSRGLHVTRLARGVPVGSELEYVDLGTIAHALVDRR
- a CDS encoding MAPEG family protein, yielding MNTTMHVARFTVAYWCVLIAALLPIACAWLAKSGSFGKPRKDGGFDNRDPRAWMARQTDWRARANAAQANSFEALPFFIGAVIIAHLLGAGQTLLDILAFLYVMLRIFYIMMYVSDMPTVRSAIWAGAFLVNIAILFVGYR
- a CDS encoding YbaB/EbfC family nucleoid-associated protein; its protein translation is MFNKGQLAGLMKQAQAMQDNLKKAQDELAFIEVEGESGAGLVKVLMTCKHDVKRITIDPSLLAEDKDMLEDLVAAAFNAAVRKAEETSAEKMGKLTQGMPGLPGGMKFPF